In the Orenia marismortui DSM 5156 genome, one interval contains:
- a CDS encoding carbon starvation CstA family protein: MNSAVVLVFSMLWFWVAYRWYGNKLESKLIQPDDSRPTPAVKFNDGIDYYPSKPSMLFGHHFSSVAGAGPVLGPIAAFAAFGWGGTLLWILVGTVFIGAVHDYLSLMLSVRFKGNSLPEIAQETIGKRARNLFSIFVLLTLVLVVAVFGFVAAKTLSTTPNVVIPTFGIIPLAMFFGFLVYKRNFSTVIGTIIALAGLFLLIWLGYKYPLSLPFTAKVNFSIWFVLLMGYGLIASVLPVWVLLQPRDYISNWVLIIGMGVGLIGTIITHPTINAPVFTSFNSKQGPMWPILFIVVACGAISGFHSLIASGTTSKQLAKESDGRFIGFGAMLVEGVLAVVALLSVSAGLFWQAPAGMEQFAFLNILSSSGPIKAFGLGYSRLVEPLLGTFGMIFGITMLKTFVMTTLDTCIRLGRLLTAELIAPKIPVLNNKFLASLFIAIPAFFFGYTGTYNIIWPVFGAANQLIAALSLLVITAYLVGVKKPTKYTLYPAIFMILTTIAALVYQGYQFLFKDNPDYILGFTAIGLIILALVVADEAKKILMRNKSNKKNLSSTLES; this comes from the coding sequence ATGAATTCAGCAGTAGTACTTGTATTTTCAATGCTTTGGTTTTGGGTAGCCTATAGATGGTATGGTAATAAGTTAGAAAGTAAATTAATCCAACCTGATGATAGTAGACCTACTCCAGCAGTAAAGTTTAATGATGGGATTGATTATTACCCCTCTAAACCATCAATGTTATTTGGTCATCACTTTTCTTCTGTTGCAGGAGCAGGACCGGTTTTAGGGCCAATTGCAGCATTTGCAGCTTTTGGATGGGGTGGAACTTTATTATGGATTTTAGTTGGTACTGTATTTATTGGAGCAGTTCATGATTACCTATCCTTAATGTTATCTGTTAGATTTAAAGGTAATTCTCTACCTGAAATTGCTCAAGAGACTATTGGAAAGAGAGCGAGAAATCTATTCTCTATTTTTGTTTTACTAACATTAGTTTTAGTAGTAGCTGTATTTGGATTTGTAGCAGCTAAAACATTGTCGACTACTCCTAATGTAGTAATTCCTACTTTTGGAATTATTCCTTTAGCGATGTTCTTTGGTTTCTTAGTTTATAAACGTAATTTTTCAACTGTAATAGGAACAATAATTGCTTTGGCTGGTTTGTTTCTATTGATATGGTTAGGTTATAAATATCCATTATCTTTACCTTTTACTGCTAAGGTTAACTTTTCTATCTGGTTTGTCTTATTAATGGGATATGGATTGATTGCATCAGTTCTTCCAGTCTGGGTGCTATTGCAGCCTAGAGATTATATCTCAAACTGGGTCTTGATTATTGGAATGGGAGTTGGATTAATTGGAACTATTATCACTCATCCTACAATAAACGCTCCAGTATTTACTTCTTTTAACTCTAAGCAAGGTCCGATGTGGCCGATATTATTTATTGTAGTTGCTTGTGGGGCGATTTCAGGTTTTCATTCTTTGATTGCCAGTGGAACAACTTCCAAGCAATTGGCAAAAGAATCTGATGGTCGTTTTATTGGTTTTGGAGCTATGTTAGTTGAGGGAGTATTGGCTGTTGTAGCATTATTATCAGTAAGTGCTGGTCTATTTTGGCAAGCACCTGCTGGTATGGAGCAGTTTGCTTTTTTAAATATATTAAGCAGTAGTGGCCCAATTAAAGCCTTTGGTTTAGGCTATAGTCGCCTTGTAGAACCATTATTAGGTACTTTTGGGATGATATTTGGTATTACAATGCTTAAGACCTTTGTTATGACCACTTTAGATACTTGTATTAGATTAGGAAGGTTGCTTACAGCTGAGTTGATTGCTCCTAAAATTCCTGTTTTAAATAATAAATTTTTAGCTTCATTATTTATTGCTATACCAGCTTTCTTTTTTGGATATACTGGAACTTATAATATTATTTGGCCTGTCTTTGGAGCGGCAAATCAATTGATTGCAGCTTTATCCTTATTGGTTATTACAGCTTATTTAGTCGGGGTTAAAAAACCTACTAAATATACTCTATACCCAGCAATATTTATGATTTTAACAACTATTGCTGCTTTAGTTTATCAAGGTTATCAATTCTTATTTAAGGATAACCCTGATTATATTCTAGGTTTTACTGCAATTGGTTTAATTATCTTAGCTCTTGTTGTTGCTGATGAAGCTAAGAAAATTTTGATGAGAAATAAATCTAATAAGAAGAACTTATCATCTACTTTAGAATCATAA
- a CDS encoding sodium:proton antiporter, with protein MSIIYLIVIILFSLGLYTVLTYKNLIKIIIGINIMEYSLILLLINIGYKVEGTAPILNSNYKVIVDPIPQSLALTAIVIGASITALMLFLTIKLNKKYQTLDISEIRRLKG; from the coding sequence GTGAGTATTATTTATTTGATAGTAATTATTCTATTTTCTTTAGGTTTATATACAGTTTTAACTTACAAAAATTTAATTAAAATAATTATTGGAATTAATATTATGGAATATTCTTTGATTTTATTATTAATTAATATAGGCTATAAAGTAGAAGGAACTGCTCCAATTCTTAATAGTAATTATAAGGTTATTGTTGATCCTATCCCTCAATCTTTAGCTTTAACTGCAATTGTAATTGGAGCAAGTATTACAGCTTTAATGTTATTTTTAACTATTAAGCTGAATAAAAAGTATCAGACCTTAGATATTAGTGAAATTAGGAGGCTAAAGGGATGA
- the mnhG gene encoding monovalent cation/H(+) antiporter subunit G — protein sequence MVNGTFFFLITAIGMIRFEDFYTKLHIGSKCLTGGGISILLGIIFLKGFSLYSLKLGLIIVFLIITNPITTHAIARAAYYSDNENKHKIYLVRDDLKEKSIGELQ from the coding sequence GTGGTTAATGGTACTTTCTTCTTTCTAATAACTGCTATTGGTATGATTAGATTTGAAGATTTTTATACTAAATTACATATAGGCTCAAAATGTTTAACAGGTGGTGGAATTTCAATTTTGCTAGGTATTATTTTTTTGAAGGGTTTTTCACTTTATTCTTTAAAGTTAGGTCTCATAATTGTATTTTTGATTATAACTAATCCTATTACCACTCATGCTATTGCAAGGGCAGCTTATTATAGTGATAATGAAAATAAACATAAAATTTATCTGGTTAGAGATGACTTAAAAGAGAAGAGTATAGGTGAACTACAATGA
- a CDS encoding monovalent cation/H+ antiporter complex subunit F, translated as MIEIIIIIILISALLTFYRVIKGPSVFDRIVAADSIGIMFLLLLVLLSVYFKREIFLDVAIVYALLLFVDVLIMAKYFGR; from the coding sequence ATGATAGAAATTATTATTATAATAATTTTAATTTCAGCTTTATTAACTTTTTATCGGGTGATTAAAGGGCCTAGTGTTTTTGATAGGATTGTGGCTGCTGATTCTATAGGAATAATGTTTTTATTGCTTTTGGTATTATTAAGTGTATATTTTAAGCGTGAAATTTTTCTTGATGTGGCTATAGTATATGCATTACTACTTTTTGTAGATGTATTAATTATGGCTAAGTATTTTGGTAGATAG
- a CDS encoding Na(+)/H(+) antiporter subunit B, which translates to MTSITLYILLLFLLIAAFFAVFTKNLVNSVISLSTFSAILVILFVILQAPDVALTEVVIGSGISTALFIITIDKTGGR; encoded by the coding sequence ATGACATCAATTACCTTATATATATTATTATTATTTCTTTTAATAGCTGCTTTTTTTGCAGTCTTTACCAAAAATTTAGTTAATTCAGTTATTTCTTTATCTACTTTTAGCGCAATTTTAGTTATTCTTTTTGTAATTTTGCAAGCACCTGATGTAGCTTTAACTGAGGTGGTAATTGGTAGTGGGATTAGTACAGCTTTATTTATTATTACTATTGATAAGACAGGAGGAAGATAA
- a CDS encoding complex I subunit 5 family protein, whose amino-acid sequence MIEAIWIILIPLITAFILPLISQYSNKLMRIIVIISGIANLLVAVHILLRAIEQPLVYNLGAWGSRLGINLVIDPLSALMIVLVNLISFAIIYYSLDYITKNQSKYYLLLFLLITGMLGLVSTADLFNLYVFVEITSITSYALVAFAKKDISFEASFKYLIMGSVSGALVLLAIILVYQSTGTLNLAQLVTQSQVISLITKRLILALLIIGFGTKFAITPLHTWLADAHPAAPSPISAILSGVVIKVYIYALIRILFLLFNVQELLSLDLDILLTYLGVITLLIGHLLAYQQEELKRLLAYSTIAQVGYIIIGIGLMNSAGLEGAIYHIINHSIVKAVLFMTVGIFISKTGKTNICNLTGLGYSLPLTSFIFTISALNIIGLPPLNSFISKWLLTTAALKSGFIIPAMSIFIGSIISLSYYLRVVISLYSKSEDKIDNILVSGKLKLPIVILSLLYPFLSMFPNFLLSFIQEVATFLLEAINYQNILLGGEEWIGLFT is encoded by the coding sequence ATGATAGAAGCAATTTGGATAATATTAATTCCTTTAATAACTGCTTTTATCCTACCTTTGATTAGCCAATACTCTAATAAATTAATGAGGATTATAGTAATAATCAGTGGGATAGCTAATTTACTAGTAGCTGTTCATATCTTATTAAGAGCTATAGAGCAGCCACTGGTATATAATTTAGGTGCTTGGGGTTCTAGGCTAGGTATTAATTTAGTTATAGATCCTTTAAGTGCTTTGATGATAGTTTTGGTTAATCTTATATCTTTTGCAATAATTTATTACTCTTTGGACTATATTACTAAAAATCAAAGTAAATATTATCTATTGCTTTTTTTATTAATTACAGGAATGTTAGGTTTAGTATCAACAGCTGATTTATTCAATTTATATGTCTTTGTTGAGATAACTTCAATTACTTCCTATGCTCTAGTAGCTTTTGCTAAGAAGGATATATCTTTTGAAGCAAGTTTTAAATATTTAATTATGGGTTCTGTTAGTGGTGCTTTAGTATTATTAGCTATTATATTAGTTTATCAAAGTACTGGAACACTTAATCTAGCTCAACTAGTTACTCAAAGCCAAGTGATTTCTTTAATTACGAAAAGATTAATTTTAGCCTTATTGATAATTGGGTTTGGGACTAAGTTTGCTATAACTCCTTTACATACTTGGTTGGCTGATGCCCATCCAGCAGCTCCTTCTCCTATTAGTGCTATTCTTTCTGGAGTTGTAATTAAGGTCTATATCTATGCTTTGATTAGGATTTTATTTTTATTATTTAATGTTCAAGAACTATTATCTTTAGATTTAGATATTTTACTAACATATTTAGGAGTAATTACCTTGTTGATAGGACATTTATTAGCTTATCAACAGGAGGAGTTAAAGAGGTTATTAGCTTATTCTACTATTGCTCAAGTGGGTTATATAATAATTGGTATAGGATTGATGAATTCAGCAGGTCTAGAAGGTGCTATTTATCACATTATTAACCATTCTATTGTTAAGGCTGTTTTATTTATGACTGTTGGTATCTTTATTTCTAAAACTGGAAAGACTAATATCTGTAATTTGACAGGATTAGGCTATAGTTTACCACTTACTTCTTTTATTTTTACTATTTCTGCTTTAAATATTATAGGTCTGCCACCTTTAAATTCTTTTATTAGTAAATGGCTATTAACTACTGCTGCTTTAAAGAGTGGTTTTATAATACCTGCTATGTCTATCTTTATCGGTAGTATAATATCTTTAAGCTATTATTTGAGGGTGGTTATCTCATTATATAGCAAATCAGAGGATAAGATTGATAATATCTTAGTATCTGGAAAACTAAAATTGCCTATAGTAATTTTGTCGCTTCTGTATCCTTTTTTATCTATGTTTCCAAATTTTTTATTATCCTTTATTCAAGAAGTAGCAACTTTTTTATTGGAAGCTATTAATTATCAGAATATATTATTGGGAGGGGAAGAATGGATAGGGTTATTTACTTAA
- the tnpB gene encoding IS200/IS605 family element RNA-guided endonuclease TnpB has translation MTIREKAYKFRLCPNKEQRILINKSVGCARYVYNHFLDKAKENEYQSYSKFSKQLTQLKKEIEWLKEPDKFSLQNALKDLDRAFKNFFSKKYDFPKFKSKKNPKNSYRTNKFTRRSGTTNIEVKNNKIKLPKLGWIKFRKSKEVKGEILNVTVTRTNTDKYYISIAVKEKIEELPKVDKQIGIDLGLKEFAIMSDGEKIANPRVLKKYEKKIARLNKSLARKEKGSNNWYKAKKKLAKVHEKVANIRLDFLHKLSTKLIKENQLIAVETLKVKNMLKNSKLADLSRGFSMKTLRKSISDVSWSKFIELLTYKAKWYGRNLVKIDTFFASSQLCSNCGYKNEKVKDLKIRKWECPECKDIHDRDINASLNILNEGLKIKASST, from the coding sequence ATGACTATCAGAGAAAAAGCCTACAAATTTAGATTATGCCCTAATAAAGAACAGAGAATATTAATCAATAAATCAGTAGGTTGTGCTAGATATGTTTATAATCACTTCTTAGATAAAGCTAAAGAAAATGAATATCAATCATACTCAAAATTTTCTAAACAACTAACTCAACTAAAGAAAGAAATAGAGTGGTTAAAAGAGCCAGATAAATTCAGCTTGCAAAATGCACTTAAAGACTTAGATAGAGCTTTCAAGAATTTCTTTAGTAAAAAATATGATTTTCCTAAATTTAAGTCTAAGAAAAATCCTAAAAACTCCTATCGTACTAATAAATTCACTAGAAGAAGTGGAACTACCAATATTGAGGTTAAGAATAATAAAATTAAATTACCTAAATTAGGTTGGATTAAGTTTAGAAAATCTAAAGAGGTCAAAGGCGAGATATTGAATGTAACAGTAACTAGAACTAATACAGATAAATATTACATTTCAATAGCAGTTAAAGAGAAAATTGAAGAATTACCTAAAGTAGATAAGCAAATAGGAATAGATTTAGGACTTAAAGAGTTTGCTATTATGTCAGATGGTGAGAAGATAGCTAATCCTAGAGTACTAAAGAAATATGAGAAAAAGATTGCTAGACTAAATAAAAGTTTAGCTAGAAAAGAAAAAGGGTCTAATAATTGGTATAAAGCTAAAAAGAAACTAGCTAAGGTTCACGAAAAGGTGGCTAATATTAGACTAGATTTTCTTCATAAGTTGTCAACTAAGCTAATTAAGGAAAATCAACTTATAGCAGTTGAAACTTTAAAGGTGAAGAATATGCTTAAAAATTCTAAGTTAGCGGATTTATCACGTGGGTTTTCAATGAAAACCCTAAGGAAATCCATATCAGATGTTAGTTGGAGTAAGTTTATTGAATTGTTAACTTATAAAGCTAAATGGTATGGGAGGAATTTGGTTAAGATAGATACTTTCTTTGCCAGTAGTCAATTATGTAGCAACTGTGGCTATAAGAACGAGAAAGTTAAAGACTTAAAGATTAGAAAATGGGAATGTCCAGAATGTAAAGATATACACGATAGGGACATTAACGCAAGTTTAAATATCTTAAACGAAGGATTAAAAATAAAGGCAAGTAGCACTTAG
- a CDS encoding ribbon-helix-helix domain-containing protein yields the protein MARPKNKVNREQISTTIDEELMNIVRDISKDTGIPINSLIENAVREKYQK from the coding sequence ATGGCTAGACCTAAGAACAAAGTTAATAGAGAACAAATTAGTACTACTATTGATGAAGAATTAATGAATATTGTTAGAGATATTAGTAAAGATACTGGTATTCCAATTAATAGTCTTATTGAAAATGCAGTAAGAGAAAAATACCAAAAATAA
- the thiC gene encoding phosphomethylpyrimidine synthase ThiC, producing MTQMTKAKAGEITAEMKRVAEKEGVNVEFIRQGVAEGTIVIPANKNHKNLDPNAFGKGLSTKVNANFGTSEDYPEIDKELKKLEVSIEAGADAVMDLSTGEKINETRRAILDKATVPLGTVPIYQATVETLQAGKAIIDMSVDDLFTVIEEQAKDGVDFITVHCGLTLETIRHLRDEGRVTDIVSRGGSFMTGWMLHNNSENPLYEYYDRLLDICYKYDVTLSLGDGLRPGSLADATDRAQIHELLVLGELVDRARAAEVQVMVEGPGHVPFDQIETNIKIQKELCKDAPFYVLGPLVTDIALGYDHITAAIGGTLAASAGADFLCYVTPAEHIGLPSIEDVREGVIASKIAAHAADIAKGVPGAKERDLEMAKARKNLDWERQIELSIDPKKAKESRDEHNQILKDEDACTMCGSYCAMKVVEEAL from the coding sequence ATGACACAGATGACAAAAGCAAAAGCAGGAGAGATAACAGCTGAGATGAAAAGGGTTGCAGAAAAAGAGGGGGTAAATGTAGAGTTTATTCGTCAAGGAGTAGCAGAGGGTACAATAGTGATCCCTGCCAATAAGAATCATAAAAACTTAGATCCAAATGCCTTTGGAAAGGGATTATCAACTAAAGTAAATGCTAATTTTGGTACATCAGAGGATTATCCAGAGATAGATAAAGAGTTAAAGAAGCTAGAGGTATCTATAGAGGCAGGTGCTGATGCAGTAATGGATTTATCTACAGGAGAGAAGATAAATGAGACAAGAAGAGCAATTTTAGACAAAGCTACTGTACCTTTAGGAACAGTTCCAATCTATCAGGCTACAGTAGAGACCTTGCAAGCTGGTAAGGCAATTATAGATATGAGTGTTGATGATCTATTTACTGTAATTGAAGAGCAGGCTAAAGATGGTGTTGATTTTATTACTGTTCACTGTGGTCTAACTTTGGAGACGATTCGTCATTTAAGAGATGAAGGAAGGGTTACCGATATAGTTAGTCGTGGGGGTTCTTTTATGACTGGCTGGATGCTACATAATAATTCTGAAAATCCATTATATGAGTATTATGATAGATTATTAGATATTTGTTACAAATATGATGTAACTTTAAGTTTAGGTGATGGACTAAGACCTGGTTCTTTAGCTGATGCTACAGATAGAGCACAGATTCATGAGTTATTGGTATTAGGGGAACTAGTAGATAGGGCTAGAGCTGCTGAGGTACAGGTAATGGTAGAAGGGCCAGGTCATGTTCCTTTTGATCAGATTGAGACTAATATTAAGATACAAAAAGAATTATGTAAGGATGCTCCCTTTTATGTATTAGGGCCTTTGGTTACAGATATCGCTTTAGGTTATGATCATATTACAGCGGCTATTGGTGGGACATTGGCTGCTAGTGCTGGAGCAGATTTCTTATGTTATGTAACTCCTGCTGAGCATATTGGTTTGCCAAGTATTGAGGATGTTCGCGAGGGAGTAATTGCTAGTAAAATTGCTGCCCATGCTGCTGATATAGCTAAAGGGGTACCTGGGGCTAAAGAGAGAGATCTAGAGATGGCTAAAGCAAGAAAGAATTTAGATTGGGAAAGACAGATTGAACTGTCGATCGATCCTAAAAAGGCTAAAGAATCAAGAGATGAGCATAACCAAATCTTAAAGGATGAAGATGCTTGTACAATGTGTGGTTCCTATTGTGCTATGAAGGTAGTAGAGGAAGCATTATAG
- the thiD gene encoding bifunctional hydroxymethylpyrimidine kinase/phosphomethylpyrimidine kinase, with product MKQALTIAGSDSGGGAGIQADLKTMTAFGVYGASVITAITAQNTLGVQSFEAVSIDLVSKQLDSVLSDLDFAALKTGMLANSKIIKIVAEKVKEYKVNNLVVDPVMVATSGDILLAKEAITTIKDKLIPLAKIITPNLNEAKVLSGRRIDEELSLEVLASELHKLGCEYVLVKGGHQKGDIAKDLLFDGVDFVEYTAKRVDTKDTHGTGCTLSAAIASNLALGYDIKETIERSKRYITEAIKAGCKVGKGNNPVNHFSRVYSLE from the coding sequence ATGAAACAAGCATTGACAATTGCAGGATCTGATTCTGGAGGAGGAGCAGGTATTCAGGCTGACTTAAAGACAATGACAGCTTTTGGAGTCTATGGTGCTTCAGTGATTACTGCTATAACTGCTCAAAATACATTAGGGGTTCAGAGTTTTGAAGCTGTGAGTATAGATTTAGTTTCTAAGCAACTTGATTCAGTATTAAGTGACTTAGATTTTGCTGCTTTAAAGACAGGAATGTTAGCTAATAGTAAAATTATTAAGATAGTAGCAGAGAAAGTTAAAGAGTATAAAGTCAATAATTTAGTGGTTGATCCAGTAATGGTAGCTACTAGCGGTGATATTCTGTTAGCTAAAGAAGCTATTACTACTATTAAAGATAAGTTGATTCCTCTAGCTAAAATAATAACGCCCAATTTAAATGAAGCCAAAGTTTTAAGTGGCAGAAGGATAGATGAAGAATTATCTTTAGAGGTTTTAGCTAGTGAATTACATAAGCTTGGTTGTGAATATGTCTTAGTTAAAGGCGGCCACCAAAAAGGAGATATTGCTAAGGATCTACTTTTTGATGGGGTAGATTTTGTTGAGTATACTGCTAAAAGGGTTGATACTAAGGATACCCATGGTACTGGATGTACTTTATCTGCGGCTATAGCTAGTAACTTAGCTTTAGGATATGATATCAAAGAGACTATAGAAAGGAGTAAGAGGTATATAACTGAGGCAATTAAAGCCGGTTGTAAGGTAGGTAAGGGAAATAATCCAGTCAATCACTTTTCTAGAGTATATAGTCTAGAGTGA
- a CDS encoding Na+/H+ antiporter subunit E yields MRRINKEEIFAFILLYTVWIIVSGNLSLSSLILGIIVAGTIDFVIVHSSFTRMLSKKVITKFVFLIWYILVVGKEVFIASYKIAYYVINPKTSLKPAIVKVPVKLGKEDRLIKLTILANTITFTPGTVTLDSDINKNELYIHWLNIQSHDNKEIKKIILGDFEIIIRRIFK; encoded by the coding sequence ATGAGAAGAATAAATAAAGAAGAGATATTTGCATTTATCTTATTATATACAGTCTGGATTATTGTAAGTGGTAATCTTTCCTTGAGTTCTTTAATCTTAGGTATAATTGTAGCTGGAACGATAGATTTTGTTATTGTACATAGTTCTTTTACTAGAATGTTATCAAAGAAGGTTATTACAAAGTTTGTTTTTTTAATCTGGTATATTCTAGTGGTAGGCAAAGAGGTATTTATAGCTAGTTATAAAATCGCTTATTATGTGATTAATCCTAAGACTTCTCTAAAACCTGCTATTGTAAAGGTTCCAGTTAAACTAGGTAAGGAAGATAGGTTAATAAAGTTGACTATTTTGGCCAATACAATTACTTTTACCCCTGGTACAGTAACTTTAGATTCGGATATAAATAAAAATGAACTATATATCCATTGGCTTAATATCCAATCTCATGATAATAAGGAGATCAAGAAGATAATATTGGGTGACTTTGAGATAATTATTAGGAGGATATTTAAATGA
- a CDS encoding complex I subunit 5 family protein encodes MDRVIYLIILPLLIAFSLALLKLYFKRYLNLIIIISSTVHLILACLVVNQAIKEPIVYSVGSWNSLLGINLVIDSFAAFFLLAIITLSYFVTLYSIKYITKNKVKYNLLTSLLLSGAIGMIVTGDLFNLYVFFEIISITSYALTAFTKEKESFEASFKYLALGSVAGIFILLAIILTYRSTGTLNLAQAAIEFKEVAPKLKLIILCFYIIGFASKFALVPLHSWLADAYTKATVTFNALSSGIVIKSSLYALIRILYILFGVEFIVGIGLKEILIYWGTITFMVAHLLAYQQKSLKRLLGYSSIANMGYIIIAFALGSEGGIIAGSYHLINHIIIKGALFLAIGIFIYNIRSDKITDLKGLGFDLPYSSFIFTLASLAIIGLPPFNAFISKWLIIEGLLETKYLIPAFLILIGSLLSLTYYLKVIKKIYSKSDIERTLFKEPLILKLPTLILGIFSLLLTLLPNLASSFLEKLPQFLIYRSNYINLLLRR; translated from the coding sequence ATGGATAGGGTTATTTACTTAATTATATTGCCTTTATTGATAGCCTTTAGTTTAGCTTTGCTAAAATTATACTTTAAAAGATATTTAAACTTAATTATAATAATTAGCTCTACAGTGCATTTGATTCTAGCTTGTTTAGTCGTTAATCAAGCTATTAAAGAACCTATAGTCTATAGTGTAGGAAGCTGGAATTCATTATTAGGTATTAATTTAGTTATAGATAGCTTTGCAGCTTTTTTTCTTTTGGCAATTATAACTTTATCCTATTTTGTAACTCTTTATTCTATCAAATATATTACTAAAAATAAGGTGAAATATAATCTACTAACTTCACTTTTACTCAGCGGAGCTATAGGAATGATTGTTACAGGAGATTTATTCAATCTATATGTATTCTTTGAAATAATTTCGATTACCTCATACGCATTAACTGCTTTTACTAAGGAGAAAGAGTCTTTTGAAGCTTCTTTTAAATATTTAGCATTAGGTTCGGTGGCTGGAATATTTATCTTATTAGCTATTATCTTAACTTATAGAAGTACTGGAACACTAAACCTTGCCCAGGCTGCTATTGAATTTAAAGAAGTAGCACCTAAGCTAAAGCTTATAATTTTATGCTTTTATATAATTGGATTTGCTAGTAAATTTGCTTTAGTACCTTTACATAGTTGGTTAGCAGATGCTTATACTAAAGCTACAGTTACTTTTAATGCCTTATCTTCAGGTATAGTAATTAAAAGTTCTTTATATGCTTTAATTAGAATTCTTTATATATTATTTGGAGTTGAATTTATTGTGGGTATTGGATTAAAAGAGATTTTAATCTATTGGGGGACAATTACTTTTATGGTAGCTCATTTATTGGCCTATCAACAAAAGAGCCTTAAAAGGTTGCTAGGATATTCTAGTATTGCAAATATGGGATATATTATCATTGCTTTTGCTTTAGGAAGTGAGGGAGGAATTATAGCAGGAAGCTACCATCTAATTAATCATATAATAATCAAAGGAGCTTTATTTTTAGCTATAGGTATATTTATTTATAATATTAGAAGTGACAAGATAACTGATCTTAAAGGTTTAGGATTCGATTTACCTTATTCTTCTTTTATTTTTACGTTAGCTTCTTTGGCTATTATCGGTTTACCACCCTTTAATGCTTTTATTAGTAAGTGGTTAATAATAGAAGGGCTTTTAGAGACCAAGTACCTTATACCTGCCTTTTTAATTTTGATTGGAAGTCTGTTATCATTAACTTATTATCTAAAGGTGATTAAAAAGATATATTCTAAATCTGATATAGAAAGAACTTTATTTAAAGAGCCTCTAATCTTAAAGTTGCCAACTCTAATTCTGGGAATATTCTCTTTACTATTAACTTTATTACCTAATTTAGCTTCTAGCTTCCTAGAAAAATTGCCCCAATTTTTAATTTATAGAAGTAATTATATTAATCTTTTACTAAGGAGGTAA
- the mbhE gene encoding hydrogen gas-evolving membrane-bound hydrogenase subunit E, whose amino-acid sequence MRYIYVMVLILILALVLSFAFFSDFLDDSKVVAKREVSNYYIDNGVEDTGAINLVTAILFDYRAFDTLGEATVIFIVVSTISALASRRRTFVSDTNFSPIVYQGISFIIPFLYILGFYIIFYGHLSPGGGFTGGVILAIIFILLTITFGIRYSKEEEVLKKKALIENLGAVGLLSTGILGILFGSKFLANGQGGFNLGSPGELLSAGIIPILSLFTGIKVGAGLSIIFNRLVKEE is encoded by the coding sequence ATGAGATATATTTATGTAATGGTTTTAATTCTGATCTTAGCTTTAGTGTTATCTTTCGCCTTCTTTTCTGATTTTTTAGATGATTCTAAAGTTGTTGCTAAGCGAGAAGTTAGTAATTATTATATAGATAATGGAGTTGAAGATACTGGAGCTATTAATTTAGTGACTGCTATCTTATTTGATTATCGTGCTTTTGATACATTAGGCGAGGCGACAGTAATTTTTATTGTTGTTTCAACAATTTCGGCCTTAGCCTCTAGAAGGAGAACCTTTGTATCAGATACTAATTTTTCTCCGATTGTTTATCAGGGGATAAGCTTTATCATACCATTTTTATATATTCTTGGCTTTTATATAATTTTTTATGGCCATTTGTCTCCTGGAGGTGGATTTACTGGAGGTGTAATTTTGGCTATTATCTTTATTTTGTTAACCATTACCTTTGGAATTAGATACTCTAAAGAAGAAGAGGTTTTAAAGAAGAAAGCATTGATTGAGAACTTAGGTGCAGTTGGATTGCTTAGTACAGGAATTTTAGGAATCTTATTTGGAAGTAAGTTTTTGGCTAATGGACAAGGTGGCTTTAATTTAGGAAGCCCTGGGGAATTATTAAGTGCTGGAATCATTCCGATTTTAAGTCTGTTTACGGGAATTAAGGTAGGTGCTGGATTATCTATTATATTTAATCGTTTAGTAAAGGAGGAATAA